A single region of the Fimbriimonadaceae bacterium genome encodes:
- a CDS encoding exosortase-associated EpsI family protein — protein MEKLRKSAVWLGVSFVIVGLAIQLAPKAAATPGHTESWMESSLPKQIGKFTMVYSDGGTEQTYKMPESTYNELVPYGIVCRVYRAGEDVIDVVVISSNKKESFHDPKVCFTAQGWTFGTLNEEPIKTSKGDIRATVASMSNQDGRTSQTIFFYKDADNYYAAPQGMTFNMLKRRLLFKPNSDGVFYRFIGVSPSVTKEKLQAFISDYLAESERTSDGKL, from the coding sequence TGGCTAGGTGTGAGCTTTGTTATCGTTGGCTTGGCGATTCAGCTTGCTCCGAAGGCCGCGGCTACTCCGGGTCATACGGAGAGTTGGATGGAGTCGAGCCTTCCGAAACAGATTGGCAAGTTCACGATGGTGTACAGCGATGGAGGCACAGAACAGACCTATAAGATGCCTGAGTCGACGTACAACGAGCTCGTTCCGTACGGCATTGTTTGCCGGGTGTATCGAGCGGGCGAGGATGTGATCGATGTTGTTGTGATTTCGAGCAACAAGAAGGAGTCTTTCCACGACCCGAAGGTGTGCTTTACAGCCCAGGGTTGGACTTTTGGGACGTTGAACGAAGAGCCGATTAAGACCAGCAAGGGCGACATTCGGGCGACGGTTGCGTCGATGAGCAATCAGGACGGCCGAACGAGTCAGACGATCTTTTTCTACAAGGACGCCGACAACTATTATGCGGCTCCACAGGGCATGACCTTTAACATGCTCAAGCGTCGATTGTTGTTTAAACCCAACTCCGACGGCGTGTTTTACAGGTTCATCGGAGTGTCCCCCTCGGTTACAAAAGAGAAGCTTCAGGCATTTATTTCCGACTATTTAGCTGAGAGCGAACGAACGAGCGACGGAAAGCTTTAA